Within Sorghum bicolor cultivar BTx623 chromosome 2, Sorghum_bicolor_NCBIv3, whole genome shotgun sequence, the genomic segment gatctaaacaaggcctataccaactaaacacggccttagaTGGAATTATGGCATCGAGGTTGTCATTTTCTTGCACACAGGCGTGTGCTTCGGCCCTCGGCAGGGCTGGCCTCAACTGCAGACAGAGACAGGGAACAAACGACCGGCAGCCTACTACGCTACACGCTCGCTGGTGACGCGACGAGTCCACGGCCGCCtcgccccaccaccaccaccaccaccacctcacgCCGGCCCAAAGCCGCGGCGCCTTTCTCTTTCCTTCCACCCGTGCTCCGCATGTCAACGCGACGCGAACAAAaagagcccccccccccccccccctccctctccctccaccACCGGTCCACCGCTGCCCTGCCACACAACGAAGGTTCGTTCCCTTCCCACCACCACCGTTCCTCTCCTccgctcccgctcccgctcGTATAAATCCAGCGCCCCTCGCCGCAGTCGCACCACTACTCCCACTCCACCTCCACTAGTGTGTAGTGGCTCTTGCTTGGATTCCCTCCGGTCTCCGCTCCGGCTCTGCTGCCAAGCTCTTCTTGTGCCTCCTCCTACGCTATTGACCAGTGCGTCCACTCGCCCGCCTCCTGCGCCGGGCATGGCGGCCACGCTGGACGGAGCTGCCGGAGGCAAGAAGCGCAAGCGCGCGGCGCCCGGCCTCGCCGACCTCCACGACGACATGctcgagcgcgtgctcgcgcGCCTCCCGCCGGCCAGCTACTTCCGCCTGCGTGGCGTCTCCCGCCGGTGGCGCGCAGCCGCGGAGTCCCGCACCTTCCGCGCCGCCTGCGCGCGCGTCACGGCAAGGGACCCATGGTTCCTCATGCTCGAGGACCCCGACCACCAGTACCAGGACCAGGACGAGCGGCGGCCGCGCCCCGCCGCCGTCTTCGACTCCGCCGAGCGCGCCTGGGCGCGGTGGCGTGGCGCGCCGGGTCCCCTGCAGCCGGTGGCCGCCGCGGGCGGGCTCCTGCTGTACCGCGACCCGGGCACGGGTGACCTCACCGTGGTCAACCCGCTCACGGGCGCGTCCCGCgcgctcccgccgccgccgccgacgccgacgcgcgCGCTGCAGGCTGTCGCCATGTACGGCTCGCCGTACCGCGTGGTGCTCATCTTAGGCGAGCTCCCGGACCTGTCCACGGTGGTGTACGACTCGTCGACGAACGCGTGGGGCGACGAGGCGGCGCTGTCCCGGAAACCGGCCGAGGACGCCGCCTCGTCCCGGGAGGAGCGCGTCGCGGAGGCGGACGGCGACGACACGGTCTACTTCCTGAGCAAGTCCGGCGACGTCGTGGCCACCACCATGCAGCGGAGCGCGTCGCGGCAGTACTCGTCCGCCGTGGCGTGCCGCGAAGGAGGAGGCGGCGACGCCGTGGCCTACTTCCTGAGCCGCTCGGGCACGGTGGTGGCCTGCGACCTGTCGCGCCGCGCGTTCGCGGAGCTGCCCCGGATCCTTCCCGCGTACCACGAGTACTCCATCGACGTGGTGGCGTGCGGCGGCGCCGCCTACGCGGTGGTGCTCTCGGAGTTCCTCGACGCGGCCAGCCTCCGCGTGTGGGAGTTCGCGGGCGGCGCGTGGCGGCAGGTGGCCGCGATGCCGCCCGCCATGGCGCACGCCTTCCGCGGCGCCAAGGCGGACGTGAACTGCGTCGGCCACGGGGGCCGCGTCATGGTCTGCGTCAGCTCCAgcaccgccgccggcgccaGCGGCTGCTTCATGTGCGACGTCAGGACCAACCGGTgggaggagctcgccggcgGGGACGGGGACGCCGCCACCGGCTTCGTGGCCGCACTGTCGTTCGAGCCGAGAATGGAGGCCGCCGTCTGAGTCTCATCTCGTGGACCTGGAGCCTCCAGCAGCATTGCCGGTTTCTTTCCTGCTGAGCGTGTAGTAGATTGTTTGGCGGcatcccttgtgcctagtgagcGTGTAGTGTGATCCCCATGATTGTTCGCGTGTGATTTGAGATGGTTTCGTCGTGTGAATCAAATCACCGGGCCTGTCCGTCGCTTCCATCGTTCGATGCGTGTTGTGGCATTGTGCTGCCGGATTCTGTCTGACCTCACCTCAGCCTGCTGTCGTTTCTTGAGCGTCGTGCCACTGGCACAACCGAAACCGAGCTCTCAATCAGTCAATTGAGAGCTCACTTTTCCTTCCGAAATTAGCAGATGCCAGATGCCAGTTGTGTGAGACAGATCCGGTTGATGATCATATAGTATACTCCTAAGCATCACGAATCAGCCTACAATCACCAATGACAACGTATAGTGGCCCTGCGAAGTTTGCAGAATCAGGAAGAGCAACGAGAGCAAGAACAAGACAGGCAGACGCACCAGCAGGCCCTGGCCTTCATTTCAACGTCTCCTCAGATCAGGTCATGAGGCACGCAGAGGAGAggttcttcaaaagcttggccaCCCGCGGCCCTGTAACTGCAAGGAGAAGCGGAGCACCAAGCAGCAAACCAGCGGCGGTGCTCGGTGCCTTTTCCTTTTTGCGCGCGAGTGCAAGTGCAAGTGCAAGGCCACCATGATGCGGAACGGATGCGGTGCTCGCCCATGCAACAGCGAAAGCGCCCTTCGCTTTGCTTTGGAAGCGGTCTGCTCCTCCCACTGacgccgcccgcccgcccggcaccggcaccggcaccggcactcCGGCACCAGCCGGCCCCGGTCTCCTCTCCCCGAGAGACACGGCGGCCGGGCCGGTAAAAGTCGTCAGTCACGGGCATGACACAACACAATCCTTGTGGGGATATCGCCGTCTCATCTTGCTGTTCGTTCGTGCTGGCTTGGCCAGTGGCCACTGCCGGCCCGGCCTCCCTCCCTCTTCCTCTCTTTTTTCATGCTCCATGTGCTCTGTTTGGCCACAAGCCAAGCTCGCGTCTGCTTTTGCGTGGGATCACTGTGAATGAATCTGTGGCCGTGCAATGCGAGGGAGGAGTGCCTAGTGTGCGTGTGCGTGGCTGCGTGCTTTTCTtgtgggatttttttttttttttggctgctTTGCTTGCTTTGAGGCGTAGTGGTGACTGGTGTGGTGTGGGTGTGGATGAGCTAGGGGCTGCCTGCTCGTCCAAAGCGTGCTTACGCCTTTAGTAGTTGCAGCCTCTCGCGGAGGCCTAGCTTTTTATGATCCTGCCCCGTTTCCGTTTGGATTTCTTTTAGCCAAGAATTAGTTACTGCAGTGACCGGTAATCCTATGCTAGGGGTCTCCCCTGTTACACTTACACTGACGGACTTACCAACAGCTTCTTTTACACTGCCTGCTTGCTGCCATGGTGAGCTCTGAATTGTTCCGGGTCACTGAATTCACCATGCATGCGTGGTGCCTGAACTTGAGACTGACAGAGCTTTGCTTGCTGCTTTGTGTTTGTGGGCAAAAACTTGAAGGGGACAGGGAATCATGAGCTTGTGGATGCAATGCAATGGGAAATATGATGGAATGGTTGACAATGCGGCGAAGGATTATATTTACTATCATtgcgcttacatctggcagccaCCGATGCGTGGGGAGGGACAGCGAGCAACGCAAAAGCCACAATCCTCTCCTCTTTTAGATTGCTACAAAGTCTAGAGCTAGCTTATATAGATCAGTTGGTTGAGGGTATAGATGTATGCCCAGACTATCCACAGGTTCAACTCATCGTCGAGTTAAATTTTGGTGCCTagtttcttaggccttgtttagtttatccaaaaaatcaaaaacttttcaaaattttccgtcacaataaattttgcggcacatgcataaagcattaaatataaataaaaacaaaaaaactaattatacagtttgcttataaatcgcgagatgaatcttttactccatgattagacaatgtttgtcaaataaaaacgaaaacgctacagtgtcaaaatccaaaaacctttggatctaaacaagaccttaatatatatcaatattaatattaatattaaCAAATTGTCACCTAGCTGTTTCAGCTTTTTACATATAACGTCAACGAGGGGATGGCTACGTGTTGTGGCCCATTGTTTCCTGCGGGGTGTGCTGCGAATTTTCCTGAGTTGCTACGGTTTGTCAATTAAGCAAGTGGTCAACGAAAATATAGGAATTGTAATGATGTGCGGCTAATCGTGATGAATTTTCAGAAGCTAGATGCTTGCTAAGCAGCACGACTGCACTACTGAAGCAGGCAGAGCTGATCCAGGCTGGGCTGAGGCGCTTTTGGGCCCATCAGTGCAGGTGTCCGAAGGACCACCTACACAGGCATCTACTTAACCCTGGAATTGGAGCATATCCTGGCTGATGAAGCTGAACATTTGCTCAACTCAAAGAGTGTTGTTTTGAACAAAATCTAACAAAATCTCCACTCCATGCAATAGTCATATCTGGGAGAACAGTAGGAGTAGATGCAAGTTCGAACCTTACAGGCTGACGCTCCTAATGGTGTCTATACCTGTAGCAATGTCAAATGGGCAGAAGCAGAACAGACAGCCAGTCACCAAACAGATCACCTGGACAGTAAAGATTCTCCGCCTCGACACAAGGCAGAATTTCAGGATGCGCCGAGACATTTCAACTTCTCAAAATTCGGGTATGTTTGTACACATCAGGGCTCAGAACCTAGCAGCCTAAATATACTTCTCACAAGGCAAACAGAAGCATGATATGCAGTGCCCGAGATTCTGTAAGGTTTCATAGGATCTGCCTGTAACAGAAGTTAGGATGGTGTTTGGTTGTAGCATCCATAGGACGATGAGTGGGGGACACCAATTGACAACCTTATTATTTCaacagaaaaattacaggatgCCTTCTGGCAGGAAACTGATGGTATGCCAAGAGTGAGATGGACGCAGGTGATGGATACTCAATCACGGAATTCATCCATGAACTTCTCGTGAAACTCCTTGAACCTAGATATTATTGCTGGTATTTTGTCCTCCTGCGGCAGTATCGTGCATCTGAAGTGCCATGTTCCAGGGACCTTCACAGTATCACATCACAAAGTTAAATCCACAAAACAATGTGTCAGTGCAAGTTTAATGATGCTTTTAAACAATTTTCATAAGCATTGAGATCACCAACCTGTCCAAAACCAGAGCCAGGGACAACAACAATCCCAGTGGCTTCTAGTAGGCGTTTAGCATAGTATGCATCTGGGGCAGTGCCAGCTGCTTGGGCAGCTCCAATTGCCTTCTGGGGTAAATGAAGGCGTGGGAACAGATACATTGCACCTTCGGCTTTATTGCATGTAATACCTTCTAAACTATTGAATGCTTCTTCCAAAGCCTGTGATAAATACGAATATGTAACAATAAGCAGGTTCTTAAAATATTCAGggaaaaaatatttatgttgttttgcaTATATTAATGGACTACTCAACCAGGGGTAGCTTATTATTATTGACATTTTCGTATTAGGTCTCTAAAGATGGAAGGGAAAAAGTAATACATTTAGACTTGCACTTTCAGCCTGGTACAATCAACCAATCTTAGAAGGGGCAGGAGTAGCACAAACCTTTGCACGCCGAGCCAATGATGAAAGGATACCATCCCTCTCTAACATGAAGGATTCAAAGGATTCATCCCCAGCCTGTGGAGGTACAAAATATCTTAGTTACTGCCATCATTGTAGTACTTAAGAGTGTCCTAAGCATCCTACACTGACCTTTGGTGGGTTCATTACAAGGCTAGCAAGAATTTGCCCTGAAACATTGGAGCATAGATTTACTGATGCCACCTTGTAAATTTGTTCCCGTACTTCAGGACTGAATCCAGTTATCTCCATATAACCACCTCGTTTTCCACATTCTCCGTAGAAGCCTAGCAGTGGTGCAGCACAAAGAGTAagttttaaaaagaaaaaaaaactaggaGAGGCAAACAGAATCGGACTATAGAGCATAGAACCACCCGAGTTTGATTTTGATTACCTTTAGAAACCGACTGGAATGATACCAAAGGAAGATCATCATCAGTGTATCCCAGTGACCGTGCAATTTTTTTGAATGAGTGGAATTTCTTATCTTCAACATATACATTTTCTTGGTAAACCTAGAGGGGAAATGGATAAATAAATGGTGTTAGTACACATACCATGTTTAAGTGTGTGAAACAGCTCATGGGCATCGTTATGGTGAAAACGTCAAACACAAGTTCTGACTCACCTCATCCGCAAGAAGAACAAGTCCTTCATTCTTGCAGAATTCGAcaattttcttttggttttccTCAGCAAGAACCTACCAAGATCATAATTCTTGTAAAAAATGGAATAGGATGCCATTATTTGTCTTATAGGTAATTATTTTATCCCACCTAATATTACAACATGTTAAAATTGTAATCTGCAATGCCTTATGAGGTATATTTTTCCTAATGAGAATCATGCAAGATCTGCCATTTTTGCATGTAACAAATAGACAAATAATTACCTGTCCTGTTGGATTCCCTGGATTTATGACAACAAGCGCCCTCACAGTGATGCCCTTAGATCGAGCCTCCTCCAGTTGTTTCTTCAGTTCATCAACCTCGAGTCCCCACCCTGTCTCTTCATCAAGGTAATAAGGAACCTGAAAGAAAATTTGTTCACAAATTAAATTGTCAGGCATACAGATCATATTACTGCAGGCTCGCTATGTTAGTAGCATATAACAGCAGCCATGCATACAAACCAATTTTGACTGGTGATGATCGATTCACTAATCATTATGAAATGACTTTACTGAACTCAGTGAATTATATGAAGGATTTAACTCAAATTATTGCCTAAAACTGCAAGTTGAGATGACATTGATCTGATTCAACAAGCAATAACAAACAGCACAGAAGCATTGTCACAGAACATACAAGGGAACCACCGTGAAGAGCAATCGATGCAGAGTACAGTGGGTACTGTGGAATAGGGCAGAGAATGCCATCCTTCTCAGAACTTATCAGCAACTGCATCATCATGTGCACCTAGTTGAAAAAGAAATTACACTATATCAGTAACAAGGGCAAGCTTTGTCCATATGTACAGTCAGCTGATTACAGCTAGTCAGATGAATAAGTTCTTATTCCACATAAATTGGACTACCACTGATCAAAAGAAGATATGTAGTACATACTGCTGGGCTTGCTCCATCTGTTAGGAAGATGTTATCTCCGCTTGCGTGAAACCCATCACGTGCAGCAATTCCAGCAGCAATTTCATCACGTAAACCTTTTACACCCTGAAATAGAGAGAAACATGAGTGACCAAGCTCATCCAATCATAGCAGCATTCATCAAGTGCATTATATATGTACCTGACTATGGCTATATGCTCCTGTCGCTCTACCTGGTATCTTCTCTAGAATTTGCCATGCTCTCTCTATAGCATCTGAACTGTATgaaaacataaatataaatCAACATTCTAGGCCCGCAAACAAATTGTGTAGTTAGCCACCTACCTAATAAATGATTAGCTTAGTGACTAGGAAAGGTGTTTAAAAATAAACATGTCAATATGCAAATGTTCCTACATATTCAAAGGGTTCAAGAGAAAGCTCAAGTGCTTATGACAAAACACTGGATGACAGTTTCTACAGATTCAAAGGGCTTGGAAATTTCAGAACTAACTTATACCATCTACATAAATTGAGTTCTCATTTCTCATGAGCCACAACATCATGTGTTCACCACAACAAAAAAAGGTTTCTAAAAGATTAAGTACTTTTGTCCCCAAAACATGAGCAGGCACATAAATGGTTATGCTGAGCAGTTACTAAACTTCTTATACTTGTCTCTTACATGCTGACATAGCTCTAAAACAGAAAGTTGGTTCTTGTCATTTTAGATTATTACTAGGCGTGTGGCCTAGCATATAGTATTAAAGTCAACTAACCAATTTAGCATTGATTTACTTGTGCTTATCTAATATTAAATTCTTGCATGTACCTGTACAAAGCATGAGTTTCGCTTTTATCCAGCAGAGCTGGATGATCACATAAAGAGAGAACCTGAAAAGCCAGCATAAGCTAGTAAGCAACCATGAACATTCCATCGGTAGTTACATCGAATAAACAAAATTCAAGGAACAGAAACTCACTTCTCTGAAATAGGTAACTGGTTGTTGTCCAAGTGATTGGGGATTTCCAATATTACAGTAGAGTATCTGCCATTAAAATAAATAGATGTAACAAACTCCATTGACCATCGGAAACAATAAGTGTAGAGATGCAGTTCATGGGATCCAAATACAAACCTCGTCGAAAGGAAGTGATTCTGGATTTTTCTGCAATTCTTGTTGTAAGTTCTGCAGAAGGAAAACAAGATCATAAACCGAGTCCAGCAGAGCTGAGTCATATTTAAAACTATTATAGATAGTGCATTCCTTTCATATAATAAATATAAGGTCATATCACCTAACCCAGGACTATTCCTTGTTTCTCCCGACTTGAAGTAACATGGAGTAGAAGTTGATTTACTTTTGAATTAAGAACGTGGGGTAGCAATAAACATCTCAAAGTTACTCGAGACAGCAAATTTACTATCGGTTATCGtttctttttagtttcataattgACGTACCTGAGCATGTGTAACAATCTCTCCCCGAACTGCATATTCACACTTCAAGACCTGAACAAACATAACAAATAACATCAATTCAGGGTGATTTGCAGGTTAAAGCAACGATGCATTGTAGAATTCGCATTACTACTAACCCCTCCCAATAGTGCTCACAAGTAAGCCGTTTACTTCGATCTCTTACCCATGGACTGATGGACGGACACTGAACTCccaacagtttttttttttttatcaaaacTCCCAGCAGTTACA encodes:
- the LOC8060688 gene encoding F-box only protein 13, whose product is MAATLDGAAGGKKRKRAAPGLADLHDDMLERVLARLPPASYFRLRGVSRRWRAAAESRTFRAACARVTARDPWFLMLEDPDHQYQDQDERRPRPAAVFDSAERAWARWRGAPGPLQPVAAAGGLLLYRDPGTGDLTVVNPLTGASRALPPPPPTPTRALQAVAMYGSPYRVVLILGELPDLSTVVYDSSTNAWGDEAALSRKPAEDAASSREERVAEADGDDTVYFLSKSGDVVATTMQRSASRQYSSAVACREGGGGDAVAYFLSRSGTVVACDLSRRAFAELPRILPAYHEYSIDVVACGGAAYAVVLSEFLDAASLRVWEFAGGAWRQVAAMPPAMAHAFRGAKADVNCVGHGGRVMVCVSSSTAAGASGCFMCDVRTNRWEELAGGDGDAATGFVAALSFEPRMEAAV
- the LOC8079194 gene encoding alanine aminotransferase 2 produces the protein MRRFAADRARRAVATSLRGAASRSAAPSPHAPAPRHPAAPVGAAAMAAAMARAMSTAAVGAPPVSLNTINPKVLKCEYAVRGEIVTHAQNLQQELQKNPESLPFDEILYCNIGNPQSLGQQPVTYFREVLSLCDHPALLDKSETHALYSSDAIERAWQILEKIPGRATGAYSHSQGVKGLRDEIAAGIAARDGFHASGDNIFLTDGASPAVHMMMQLLISSEKDGILCPIPQYPLYSASIALHGGSLVPYYLDEETGWGLEVDELKKQLEEARSKGITVRALVVINPGNPTGQVLAEENQKKIVEFCKNEGLVLLADEVYQENVYVEDKKFHSFKKIARSLGYTDDDLPLVSFQSVSKGFYGECGKRGGYMEITGFSPEVREQIYKVASVNLCSNVSGQILASLVMNPPKAGDESFESFMLERDGILSSLARRAKALEEAFNSLEGITCNKAEGAMYLFPRLHLPQKAIGAAQAAGTAPDAYYAKRLLEATGIVVVPGSGFGQVPGTWHFRCTILPQEDKIPAIISRFKEFHEKFMDEFRD